The Candidatus Cloacimonadota bacterium region AGCCCTTCAAAACCCAACACTTCCACGTTTGGGATATGTTTAACAGCTTCGGTGCAAAGACGGATGCGTTCATCGAAGCTGAAAAGGTTCTCTTTGCCGGTGTAGTCCGCCACGGCCAGGATAACTTTTTCAAAAAGTCTGGCGGCTTTTTCCAGAATGTTCACATGACCCAGGGTGATGGGGTCGAAGGTGCCGGGATAGATGGCTTTGCAGGTCATGGTGCAATCACCCTGCGGCGCAGCTTCTCAATGTCTTTTATTTCTTTGGGGATCTTGGCGGAAAGCACTTTGTGGCCGGTTTTTATGACCAGCACGTCGTCTTCGATGCGCACGCCGAGGTTTTCCTCCGGAAGGTACAGGCCTGGCTCGACGGTGATCACGTTGCCCTCTTCCAAGACTGCTTCACGGCCGCCGAGGTCGTGGGTGTCCAAACCCAGGAAGTGGCTCACGCTGTGCATGTAATATCTGCCGACCTGGTCCTCGGAATCGATCAGGTTCAGGGCGATAAGGCCCTTCGCCAATCCCTTTTTGGTGATGTCGTTGAGCTCGGAAAGCTTCACGCCCGGCTTCACAGCCGCGATCACCTTTTTCTGCACGCCCAGCACGAGGCTGTAGATCTGTTTCTGTCGCGCTGTGAATCTCTTGCCGATAGGAAAGCAGCGAGTAACGTCTGCACTGTAGCCGTTGCAGTCTGCGCCCACGTCCATCAACACCAGTTCGTTTTCCCCGATCCGGCAGTTGTTCTTTTCGTAGTGGAGAGTGGCGGCGTTGATGCCCGCGGCGATGATGGGGGCAAAACCCCAGGCTTGCAGGCCGTTCATCTGCATGCGGTAAAAGAGGGTTGCCTCCAGCTCGTATTCCATCATGCCTGCCGTGGCGGAACTTACGATGTCTTCAAT contains the following coding sequences:
- a CDS encoding M24 family metallopeptidase — encoded protein: MTAEITAPRRERLAALLSDGEYVIVFANAQCKLQKFRQDKNFLYLTGLNHPELIYVAGKYGSRFNDMLFIERSDPERIVWEGEKLDAKEATRISGIKQVRYLDEFYPTLSGMCPLMQVIHANLGFAGLNQPPTLAMHMLQPIRDRQPQIQIKQLNDLITPLRKIKDNWEVKQLQKAIDITGQGIEDIVSSATAGMMEYELEATLFYRMQMNGLQAWGFAPIIAAGINAATLHYEKNNCRIGENELVLMDVGADCNGYSADVTRCFPIGKRFTARQKQIYSLVLGVQKKVIAAVKPGVKLSELNDITKKGLAKGLIALNLIDSEDQVGRYYMHSVSHFLGLDTHDLGGREAVLEEGNVITVEPGLYLPEENLGVRIEDDVLVIKTGHKVLSAKIPKEIKDIEKLRRRVIAP